In Desulfurellaceae bacterium, a genomic segment contains:
- the clpS gene encoding ATP-dependent Clp protease adapter ClpS, whose product MAKDYDNDTDLDRDVITETEKKTKKPPLYKVLLHNDDYTTMEFVVHVLQSVFNHDATKATQVMLHVHRKGMGVAGVYTYEVAETKVDKVHTLAKKYEFPLKCSMEEA is encoded by the coding sequence ATGGCCAAGGATTACGACAACGATACCGATCTCGATCGTGACGTAATAACCGAGACCGAGAAAAAGACCAAAAAGCCGCCGCTGTACAAGGTGTTGCTGCACAACGACGACTACACCACGATGGAGTTCGTTGTGCACGTCTTGCAGTCGGTCTTTAACCACGACGCCACCAAAGCCACCCAGGTCATGCTGCACGTGCATCGAAAAGGCATGGGGGTGGCCGGGGTGTATACCTACGAGGTGGCTGAGACCAAGGTGGACAAGGTCCACACGCTGGCCAAGAAGTACGAGTTTCCCCTGAAATGTAGTATGGAAGAAGCCTGA
- a CDS encoding M1 family metallopeptidase, with product SLAFFSRYYGRSYPGDKLDLIAIPDFAFGAMENLGAITFRETALLVDENRAARSELERVADVVSHENAHMWFGDLVTMKWWNGLWLNEAFATFMEMMAVDDWKPEWQRWTSFAVSRAAALQIDGLQSTRSSHPDEAAGMFDILTYEKGAAVLRMLEQYLGPETFRAGISNYVGKHAYANAETTDLWDAIEESAQQPVRTMMDSWVFQPGHPLISAAVEDTTLVVSQHIFQYLPAEADAPRRWQVPVFIRAKSGDQELTRTVLLEEDEVRLDLPARPDWVVVNAGGHGFYRVRYSPDLLQRLTGVLQTELSALERFNLVNDTWAAALAGLTPLADYMDLLLLFEDETEHNVWSAVLGSLHYLDRLLDPAHRPALHARVHSLVGPSIERLGWQPADGEDALAARRAVGCAGHPG from the coding sequence CCTCGCTGGCGTTTTTCAGCCGCTACTACGGCCGCAGCTATCCCGGCGACAAGCTCGACCTGATCGCCATTCCCGATTTTGCCTTTGGCGCCATGGAGAATCTGGGCGCTATCACCTTCCGTGAAACCGCACTGCTGGTCGACGAAAACCGGGCGGCACGCAGCGAGCTGGAGCGGGTGGCCGACGTGGTGTCGCACGAAAATGCCCACATGTGGTTCGGCGACCTGGTCACCATGAAGTGGTGGAACGGGCTGTGGCTCAACGAGGCGTTTGCCACCTTCATGGAGATGATGGCGGTTGACGACTGGAAGCCTGAGTGGCAGCGCTGGACCAGCTTTGCCGTCTCGCGCGCCGCAGCGCTGCAGATCGACGGCTTGCAGAGCACCCGGTCAAGCCATCCGGACGAAGCGGCCGGCATGTTTGACATTCTGACCTACGAAAAGGGCGCCGCAGTCCTGCGCATGCTGGAACAGTACCTGGGTCCGGAGACCTTCCGGGCCGGCATCAGCAACTATGTCGGCAAGCACGCCTACGCGAATGCCGAGACCACCGACCTGTGGGACGCGATTGAGGAATCGGCCCAGCAGCCGGTACGGACGATGATGGATTCGTGGGTGTTTCAGCCCGGCCATCCTCTGATTTCGGCCGCCGTCGAAGACACGACGCTGGTCGTGTCCCAGCACATCTTCCAGTATCTGCCGGCCGAGGCCGACGCCCCCCGACGCTGGCAGGTGCCCGTGTTCATCCGGGCCAAGAGCGGCGATCAGGAGCTGACCCGAACTGTGCTGCTGGAGGAAGACGAGGTCCGCCTCGACCTGCCGGCGCGACCGGACTGGGTGGTGGTCAACGCCGGCGGCCACGGCTTCTACCGGGTGCGCTACAGCCCGGATTTGCTCCAGCGACTGACCGGTGTACTCCAGACCGAGCTGTCGGCGCTCGAACGCTTTAATCTGGTCAACGACACCTGGGCCGCAGCCCTGGCCGGTCTCACCCCTCTGGCCGACTATATGGACCTGCTGCTGCTGTTCGAGGACGAAACCGAGCACAATGTCTGGAGCGCCGTTCTCGGCTCGCTGCACTATCTCGACCGTCTGCTTGACCCGGCTCATCGCCCGGCGCTACACGCCCGGGTCCACAGCCTGGTCGGTCCCAGTATCGAGCGGCTGGGCTGGCAGCCGGCCGACGGAGAAGACGCCCTGGCTGCGCGGAGAGCTGTTGGGTGCGCTGGGCACCCTGGGTAA
- a CDS encoding ERAP1-like C-terminal domain-containing protein, whose protein sequence is MGALGTLGNDRATQAEARARYAAYKSDSATVDPNLVPALVSIVAHSGDEADYDEFYTAFKTAKTPQEEMRYLFALAAFQPSELFERTLVLTTNGEVRTQNAPFLMRQLLLNTQQRERAWQFLKDNWDAMLGHYPASTIPRMCEGVTGLVTPQLKAEVTAFFAAHPVKGGEKMVQQHLEKLRIAVACQQRELDNLRDYFEWTP, encoded by the coding sequence TTGGGTGCGCTGGGCACCCTGGGTAACGACCGCGCCACCCAGGCCGAGGCGCGCGCCCGCTACGCCGCCTACAAATCCGACAGCGCTACGGTCGATCCCAACCTCGTCCCGGCCCTGGTCTCGATTGTGGCCCACAGCGGCGACGAGGCCGACTATGACGAGTTCTACACCGCCTTCAAAACGGCCAAGACCCCCCAGGAGGAGATGCGCTACCTGTTTGCCCTGGCCGCCTTTCAGCCGTCCGAGCTGTTTGAGCGCACGCTCGTTCTGACCACCAACGGCGAGGTTCGCACCCAGAACGCGCCCTTCTTGATGCGCCAACTGCTGCTCAACACCCAGCAGCGCGAGCGCGCCTGGCAGTTCCTGAAAGACAACTGGGACGCCATGCTGGGCCACTACCCGGCCAGCACCATCCCCCGCATGTGTGAGGGGGTTACGGGTCTGGTCACGCCCCAACTCAAAGCCGAGGTAACCGCCTTTTTTGCCGCTCATCCGGTCAAGGGGGGCGAAAAAATGGTCCAGCAGCACCTGGAGAAGCTACGCATCGCGGTCGCCTGTCAGCAGCGCGAGTTAGACAACCTGCGCGACTATTTCGAGTGGACGCCGTAG
- a CDS encoding BrnT family toxin encodes MASPSQYQFEWDPGKAQLNLKDHGIAFERAATIFLDPQALSVFDEEHSQDEDRWITLGMDRTGSLLVVCHTYRKETTRGARIRLISARKATRYEAGQYGRK; translated from the coding sequence GTGGCGAGTCCATCCCAGTATCAATTTGAGTGGGACCCAGGTAAGGCCCAGCTGAACCTTAAAGACCACGGTATTGCCTTTGAGCGGGCTGCTACCATCTTTCTTGATCCTCAAGCCCTCTCTGTGTTTGATGAGGAGCACAGTCAGGACGAGGATCGGTGGATCACTCTTGGGATGGATCGGACAGGCAGTTTACTGGTTGTTTGTCACACGTATCGCAAAGAGACAACGCGAGGCGCCCGTATACGTTTGATCTCGGCGCGCAAAGCGACAAGGTATGAAGCCGGACAGTACGGAAGGAAATAG
- the lysS gene encoding lysine--tRNA ligase has translation MLWCDKLAERVSGPQLINDSKTPSGRVHVGALRGVLIHDAVFRTLKDRGIPVRYTFGVDDYDPLDELPAGHAEFFRPYLGAPLCQVPPPPGSSAPDVAEHYITEFFDIFRELGVEAETYRMRDIYRSGQFNEATDAILNNAAKVREVYKTVSKSERPDTWYPFQVVCEACGRVGTTEVSDYDGKEVTYTCRPDLVSWATGCGHAGKVSPFDGRGKLPWKLEWTAKWQTFGITIEGAGKDHNTKGGSRDVSAACLRTIFGQSPPLNIPYEFFLVGGAKMSSSKGIGVSARNMADFLPPELLRFVMIRTQPKQPVNFSPDERSVIKIFNDFDRFHTRTYRDPKVSADDKRVYQLSQIATQGDFYAADFQLVATVAQLPHLDLAGEVEKRKGTPLTQTERDQLARRAQAARYWLEHYASSEERIVLQGALPERAGELTASQRAFLHRLAARLPSVVWEDSALQTTVFDVARLTPIAPAQAFKALYRVLLDRDSGPKAGNLLAFLDQDFLLKRLQELPYDQQTFWQETAISREDFDAWTAEHQAHITQLTPEAKLGQARPDASVRMGIVEYVVAFDDNKTHMRRVVLGEFAERAAFDAAVRAVTMTLRGK, from the coding sequence ATGTTATGGTGCGACAAGCTCGCCGAGCGGGTGTCCGGCCCGCAGCTGATTAACGATTCCAAGACGCCGTCGGGCCGGGTGCACGTCGGTGCGCTGCGGGGCGTGCTGATTCACGACGCCGTGTTCCGCACCCTCAAGGACCGCGGCATCCCCGTCCGTTACACCTTTGGCGTCGACGACTACGACCCGCTTGACGAACTGCCGGCCGGCCACGCCGAGTTTTTCCGCCCCTACCTGGGAGCGCCGTTGTGTCAGGTCCCGCCGCCGCCGGGCTCCTCGGCGCCGGATGTGGCCGAGCACTATATTACGGAATTTTTCGACATCTTTCGGGAGTTGGGGGTCGAGGCCGAGACCTACCGGATGCGCGATATCTACCGCTCGGGGCAGTTTAACGAGGCGACCGACGCCATCCTGAACAATGCGGCCAAGGTCCGCGAGGTGTATAAGACCGTCAGCAAGTCCGAGCGTCCCGACACCTGGTACCCTTTTCAGGTGGTGTGTGAGGCGTGCGGCCGGGTCGGTACGACCGAGGTCAGCGACTACGACGGCAAGGAAGTCACCTACACCTGCCGGCCCGATCTGGTCAGCTGGGCGACGGGCTGTGGACACGCCGGCAAGGTCTCGCCGTTTGACGGTCGGGGCAAACTGCCCTGGAAGCTGGAATGGACGGCCAAGTGGCAAACCTTCGGCATTACGATCGAGGGGGCGGGCAAAGACCACAACACCAAGGGCGGCTCGCGCGATGTGTCGGCCGCCTGCCTGCGGACCATTTTCGGCCAGTCGCCCCCGCTGAATATTCCGTACGAGTTTTTCCTGGTCGGCGGGGCCAAGATGAGTTCATCCAAGGGGATTGGCGTGTCGGCGCGGAACATGGCGGATTTCCTGCCGCCCGAACTCCTGCGCTTTGTCATGATCCGCACCCAGCCCAAACAGCCGGTGAATTTCTCGCCGGACGAAAGATCGGTCATCAAGATCTTCAACGACTTCGACCGCTTTCATACCCGCACCTACCGCGATCCCAAGGTCTCAGCGGACGACAAGCGGGTCTACCAGCTGTCGCAGATCGCGACCCAGGGCGATTTCTACGCCGCCGACTTTCAGCTGGTGGCAACGGTTGCCCAGCTGCCTCATCTCGATCTGGCCGGCGAGGTCGAAAAACGCAAAGGCACGCCGCTGACCCAGACCGAACGCGATCAGCTCGCCCGCCGCGCGCAGGCCGCGCGCTACTGGCTGGAGCACTACGCCAGCTCCGAGGAGCGGATCGTGCTGCAAGGCGCGCTGCCCGAGCGGGCCGGGGAACTGACCGCCAGCCAGCGCGCCTTTCTGCATCGGCTGGCCGCCCGCCTGCCCAGCGTAGTGTGGGAAGACAGCGCCTTGCAGACTACGGTGTTCGATGTGGCGCGGCTGACGCCGATTGCGCCGGCCCAAGCCTTCAAGGCCCTCTACCGCGTCCTGCTCGACCGCGACTCAGGCCCCAAGGCGGGCAACCTGTTGGCCTTTCTGGACCAGGACTTCCTGCTCAAGCGCCTGCAAGAACTGCCGTATGACCAACAGACGTTCTGGCAAGAGACGGCCATTAGTCGAGAAGATTTCGACGCCTGGACGGCGGAGCACCAGGCGCACATCACCCAACTCACCCCTGAGGCCAAACTCGGCCAAGCCCGGCCTGATGCATCGGTGCGGATGGGCATCGTTGAGTACGTCGTTGCGTTTGACGACAACAAAACGCATATGCGGCGCGTCGTGCTGGGGGAGTTTGCCGAACGGGCAGCCTTTGATGCAGCGGTGCGGGCGGTCACCATGACGCTACGCGGCAAATAA
- a CDS encoding STAS domain-containing protein codes for MPTDSQSGVGDPDSRPAMPGQLAEIRRALRRAPAGSPLVLDFSAVQQLNSLEVAGLLQLVAERHARGCEVRFVGLSAGLRQAFSGLEDDLLGPPQVVHSRLSSVEHLGDQTLALLVTGRRLLDMVGELAYCLCVAPWRGKGVKWDRTGEQIVKIGIEGIPIVSFLSFLVGAVLALIRGRHLYCQSGRCVDGP; via the coding sequence TTGCCGACGGACTCACAGTCGGGCGTGGGTGATCCGGACTCCCGACCCGCCATGCCGGGCCAGCTCGCAGAGATTCGCCGCGCCCTGAGACGCGCCCCGGCCGGCTCTCCGCTCGTCCTCGATTTCAGCGCCGTCCAACAGCTCAACAGCCTCGAGGTGGCCGGCCTGTTACAGCTGGTTGCCGAGCGCCACGCTCGGGGGTGTGAGGTCCGCTTTGTGGGTCTGTCGGCCGGGCTGCGTCAGGCGTTCAGCGGCCTTGAGGACGACCTGCTCGGTCCGCCCCAAGTCGTACACAGCCGGCTGTCTTCGGTCGAACACCTGGGCGACCAGACGCTTGCCCTGCTGGTTACCGGACGCCGTCTGCTGGATATGGTCGGTGAGCTGGCCTACTGCTTGTGTGTCGCCCCGTGGCGCGGCAAAGGCGTGAAATGGGACCGAACCGGGGAACAGATCGTCAAGATCGGGATCGAGGGCATCCCGATTGTGAGCTTTCTGTCTTTTCTGGTCGGAGCGGTGCTGGCTCTCATTCGGGGCCGCCATCTATATTGCCAATCTGGTCGGTGTGTCGATGGCCCGTGA
- a CDS encoding ABC transporter permease has protein sequence MSMAREMAPLITAVIVAGRSGSAISAELGTMVVSEEIDAMRTMALSPTRFLLLPRVVALLCAVPCLTVLSNLAGIFGGYWVGVLLLGLGSRNYIQQTGQALLMSDLVAGMVKSVVFAGLIGLVACYRGLYVRGGAEGVGTNTTASVVTSIVLCILADAVFTTIFFYLS, from the coding sequence GTGTCGATGGCCCGTGAAATGGCTCCGCTAATCACCGCCGTTATTGTGGCCGGCCGCAGCGGTTCGGCCATCAGCGCCGAACTGGGCACCATGGTCGTGTCGGAGGAGATTGACGCCATGCGCACCATGGCCTTAAGCCCGACCCGCTTTCTGCTCCTGCCCCGGGTCGTGGCTCTGCTGTGCGCGGTGCCGTGTCTGACCGTACTGTCAAACCTGGCCGGCATTTTTGGCGGCTACTGGGTCGGCGTGCTGCTGCTCGGCCTGGGCAGCCGCAACTATATCCAGCAGACCGGCCAGGCCCTGCTGATGAGTGACTTGGTGGCCGGCATGGTCAAGAGCGTGGTCTTTGCCGGCCTGATCGGGCTGGTGGCCTGCTATCGTGGTCTCTATGTCCGGGGCGGAGCAGAGGGCGTGGGCACCAATACCACGGCTTCGGTGGTGACGTCGATTGTGCTGTGCATCCTGGCCGACGCCGTTTTCACCACCATCTTTTTCTATCTGTCGTAA
- a CDS encoding ATP-binding cassette domain-containing protein: MPTTPSPAPAYVVVENLVAGYGDQIVLNGVSVQARRGEITVILGGSGCGKTTLLRHIVGLLTPSSGRVLIDGRDVHRAGEAEREAILRNVGMSFQAGALFNSMSVEENVMLPIQEHTRAPVETARMLARMKLSLVGLEHAARLLPAELSGGMRKRAAVARALALDPTLLLFDELSAGLDPVTARELDELVLRLKAQFDMAILIVTHELGSIQMIADRAIMLHDGRVLAAGPLAEVQAMQLPQVQAFFDRRPRPAGLRHGLLERLTDGA, translated from the coding sequence ATGCCGACCACACCCAGCCCCGCACCTGCCTACGTCGTGGTTGAGAATCTGGTTGCCGGCTACGGCGACCAGATCGTGCTCAACGGGGTCAGCGTCCAGGCCCGACGGGGAGAAATTACCGTCATTCTGGGCGGCAGCGGCTGTGGCAAAACCACCCTGCTGCGTCATATCGTCGGCCTGCTGACACCCAGCTCTGGCCGGGTCTTGATCGACGGGCGGGACGTCCACCGGGCGGGCGAAGCGGAGCGGGAAGCCATCCTGCGCAATGTCGGCATGTCCTTCCAGGCCGGGGCGCTGTTCAACTCGATGAGCGTGGAAGAGAATGTGATGCTGCCGATTCAGGAGCACACCCGGGCGCCGGTAGAAACGGCCCGGATGCTGGCGCGGATGAAGCTCTCGCTGGTCGGCCTGGAACACGCCGCCCGGCTGCTGCCGGCCGAGCTGAGCGGCGGCATGAGAAAACGGGCTGCGGTTGCCCGTGCGCTAGCCCTCGACCCGACCCTGCTGCTGTTCGACGAGCTGTCGGCCGGCTTGGACCCGGTGACGGCGCGCGAGCTTGATGAACTCGTCCTGCGCCTCAAAGCCCAGTTTGACATGGCCATCCTGATTGTGACCCACGAGCTGGGCAGCATTCAGATGATTGCAGACCGAGCCATTATGCTGCACGATGGACGCGTGTTGGCGGCCGGCCCCTTGGCCGAGGTCCAGGCCATGCAGCTGCCGCAGGTCCAGGCGTTTTTTGACCGCCGGCCGCGGCCGGCCGGGCTGCGGCACGGGCTGCTCGAACGCCTCACCGACGGAGCATAG
- a CDS encoding MCE family protein — MGTTRLKVGLFITLSFFLFAATLLWLAGSRFLQPVDTYTIYFAKSVSGLLPGAAVEYQGVTVGKVEGVYLTADTPPRAQIVIALQPGTPVRHNTIAHLVGSFVTGIRFVQLEGGSADVPLLEPGGTIVVREGGLEEFRDRASEIAQRLLTTLTRIEQDLLSQQNREAITTFLHSMSVLAENLRTALDEIATPDTQLALRDMVKNLAEAAAGIRHTTMAINEVRDELFRDGQTMLVQIRQTAEMTARLADEVAQLTRHIDELVVENRSELHRLLTNLADASYDLKETSDTIRTDPSGLIWGKNRPPRELPDP; from the coding sequence ATGGGCACAACCCGGCTCAAAGTCGGCCTGTTTATCACCCTGAGTTTTTTTCTGTTCGCCGCCACCCTGCTGTGGTTGGCTGGCTCCCGTTTTCTCCAGCCGGTCGATACCTACACCATCTACTTCGCCAAGTCGGTCAGCGGGCTGTTGCCCGGCGCGGCAGTCGAGTATCAGGGCGTCACGGTCGGCAAGGTGGAAGGCGTGTATCTGACCGCGGACACGCCGCCGCGCGCCCAAATCGTCATCGCCCTCCAGCCCGGGACGCCGGTTCGGCACAACACGATCGCCCATCTGGTCGGGTCGTTTGTGACCGGGATTCGGTTTGTCCAGCTCGAGGGGGGCTCGGCCGACGTTCCCCTGCTGGAGCCCGGCGGAACGATCGTCGTCCGCGAGGGTGGTCTTGAGGAGTTCCGGGATCGGGCCAGCGAAATCGCCCAGCGTTTGCTCACCACCCTCACCCGTATTGAACAAGACCTGCTGAGCCAGCAAAACCGCGAGGCGATCACCACGTTTCTCCACAGCATGTCGGTCCTGGCCGAAAACCTGCGGACCGCTCTCGACGAAATTGCCACGCCCGATACCCAGTTGGCCCTCAGAGATATGGTCAAGAATCTGGCCGAGGCCGCAGCCGGGATCAGACACACCACCATGGCCATCAACGAGGTCCGGGACGAACTCTTCCGGGATGGTCAGACAATGCTGGTCCAGATTCGCCAGACCGCAGAAATGACCGCTCGGCTGGCGGATGAGGTCGCCCAGCTGACCCGGCATATTGACGAGTTGGTGGTCGAAAACCGCTCTGAACTCCACCGGCTGCTGACCAACCTGGCCGATGCCTCGTACGACCTCAAAGAGACCAGCGATACGATCCGGACCGATCCGTCGGGCCTCATCTGGGGCAAGAACAGACCGCCGCGAGAGCTACCCGATCCATGA
- a CDS encoding membrane integrity-associated transporter subunit PqiC, which produces MTVLWKDGGTARAGLTLRLLCGLLMCGLPGCSLTKPAPSVQYYVLALPELPEPSSPASPTLVVHAFRAHDPYDQQRLVYRSSPYQLDFYTYHRWASAPAAQVTDWTRRYLRSSGLFAKVFPTPEGAADYVLGGTVRHIEELDRDQTWEAALEIEVWLIRPPQRTPVWFESYAVTRQATRRNPAAVAEAMSHNLGVILHRLAADLRPLLETE; this is translated from the coding sequence ATGACGGTGTTGTGGAAAGACGGGGGTACGGCTCGCGCCGGGCTGACCCTGCGGCTCCTGTGCGGCCTGCTGATGTGCGGCCTGCCGGGCTGTAGCCTGACCAAGCCGGCGCCCAGCGTCCAGTACTACGTCCTGGCTCTGCCCGAGCTTCCCGAGCCGAGCAGCCCGGCCAGTCCGACCCTGGTCGTTCACGCCTTTCGCGCCCATGACCCCTACGACCAGCAGCGGCTGGTCTACCGCTCCTCGCCGTATCAACTCGATTTTTACACCTATCATCGCTGGGCCAGCGCGCCCGCGGCCCAGGTGACGGACTGGACCCGTCGCTATCTGCGCAGCAGCGGGCTGTTTGCCAAGGTCTTTCCCACCCCGGAAGGCGCGGCCGACTACGTCCTGGGCGGGACGGTGCGCCACATTGAAGAGCTTGATCGCGATCAGACCTGGGAAGCCGCCCTGGAAATCGAGGTCTGGCTCATCCGCCCGCCGCAGCGCACCCCGGTCTGGTTCGAGTCGTACGCGGTCACGCGCCAGGCCACCAGGCGCAACCCGGCTGCGGTTGCCGAAGCCATGAGCCACAACCTCGGCGTGATTCTGCACCGGCTGGCGGCCGACCTGCGACCGCTACTTGAGACCGAGTAG